Proteins encoded together in one Musa acuminata AAA Group cultivar baxijiao chromosome BXJ3-6, Cavendish_Baxijiao_AAA, whole genome shotgun sequence window:
- the LOC135640403 gene encoding tubulin beta-1 chain, translated as MREILHVQGGQCGNQIGSKFWEVVCDEHGIDPTGRYTGTSDLQLERVNVYYNEASCGRYVPRAVLMDLEPGTMDSVRTGTYGQIFRPDNFVFGQSGAGNNWAKGHYTEGAELIDSVLDVVRKEAENCDCLQGFQVCHSLGGGTGSGMGTLLISKIREEYPDRMMLTFSVFPSPKVSDTVVEPYNATLSVHQLVENADECMVLDNEALYDICFRTLKLTTPSFGDLNHLISATMSGVTCCLRFPGQLNSDLRKLAVNLIPFPRLHFFMVGFAPLTSRGSQQYRALTVPELTQQMWDAKNMMCAADPRHGRYLTASAMFRGKMSTKEVDEQMINVQNKNSSYFVEWIPNNVKSSVCDIPPRGLSMASTFIGNSTSIQEMFRRVSEQFTAMFRRKAFLHWYTGEGMDEMEFTEAESNMNDLVSEYQQYQDATADEEGDYEDEEEEIPQEM; from the exons ATGAGAGAAATCCTCCACGTCCAGGGTGGTCAGTGCGGTAATCAGATCGGGTCTAAGTTCTGGGAAGTGGTGTGTGATGAGCATGGGATCGATCCCACCGGGAGGTACACTGGGACGTCAGATCTCCAGCTGGAGCGTGTCAACGTGTACTACAATGAGGCTTCCTGTGGGAGGTACGTCCCCAGGGCCGTGCTGATGGATCTGGAGCCTGGTACCATGGACAGCGTACGAACTGGGACCTATGGCCAGATCTTCCGCCCTGATAACTTTGTCTTCGGTCAGTCTGGTGCTGGAAACAACTGGGCTAAGGGTCACTACACCGAAGGAGCTGAGCTCATTGACTCGGTTCTCGATGTGGTGAGGAAGGAGGCTGAGAACTGTGACTGCCTTCAGG GATTCCAAGTATGCCACTCTCTTGGTGGAGGAACTGGTTCTGGAATGGGAACTCTGTTGATATCAAAGATCAGGGAGGAGTATCCTGATCGGATGATGCTGACCTTCTCTGTTTTCCCTTCACCCAAGGTTTCAGACACCGTTGTTGAGCCCTACAATGCAACCCTTTCCGTCCACCAGTTAGTTGAGAATGCAGACGAATGCATGGTACTGGATAATGAGGCACTTTATGATATATGCTTCCGCACTCTCAAGTTAACCACTCCCAGCT TTGGAGACTTGAATCACTTGATATCTGCAACCATGAGCGGTGTCACATGCTGCCTCCGGTTCCCTGGGCAACTCAATTCTGACCTCCGAAAGCTGGCTGTGAATCTGATCCCCTTCCCTCGTCTCCACTTCTTTATGGTTGGTTTTGCACCCTTGACCTCACGGGGATCACAACAGTACCGTGCCCTGACTGTCCCCGAGCTGACCCAACAGATGTGGGATGCTAAGAACATGATGTGTGCTGCTGATCCTCGCCATGGTCGCTATCTCACAGCCTCTGCTATGTTCAGAGGCAAAATGAGTACTAAAGAAGTTGATGAGCAGATGATCAATGTCCAGAACAAGAACTCATCCTACTTTGTGGAGTGGATTCCCAACAATGTGAAGTCCAGTGTGTGTGACATACCACCTAGGGGTCTCTCTATGGCATCCACCTTCATTGGGAACTCGACATCGATTCAGGAAATGTTTAGGAGGGTGAGTGAGCAGTTCACTGCCATGTTTAGGAGAAAGGCTTTCTTGCACTGGTACACCGGGGAGGGTATGGATGAGATGGAGTTCACTGAAGCTGAGAGCAACATGAACGACCTCGTATCAGAGTACCAGCAGTATCAGGATGCCACTGCCGACGAAGAGGGTGATtacgaggacgaggaggaggaaataCCCCAAGAGATGTGA